The sequence below is a genomic window from Candidatus Omnitrophota bacterium.
CCATACGCGCTGATGAGAAATACAAAGAGAACCATAATCCAGATTCCCTGTTTTCCTTTTGCTTTCTTTAGGTATCTTTCATATAAGAAAGCAGCGATTATACTAAGGAAAATAGAGGGCAGATAGGCGTATCTTTCCGCAACTACAAAAGCCACAGGAAGGGGGCTATAGGTAGGGGCAAGAAAGAGTATAAAAATAACCGCCCCAAAGAGTATTATCTTTGCCCTTTTGAAGATAAAAGGGAGCAAACAGAGAAAGATAAATATGGCTATCAGCCCGCACAGCATTACGAGGGGGCGCAGTATAATCGGGTCGTGATAAAAAGTAAGCCTTGCCGGAAATATAAGAAGCCAAAGATGGGAAAATATAGAATATATAAAATAAAAAACCGGGTTCCTCCATGTTTCCAGCCAGCCGGTTTTTAAGACAACCGCGCTAACGCGCGCGCATATAACTTCTTTAGCCAGGGCCAATCTGATTACCATGATCAGGAAGAAGGGGATCCAGAGCCTCCAGTTTTTCTTCCAGCGGTTAAAAATAATATCCGAGAACATAATCAAAAAAGGAAAGAGAAAATAGAAAGAGATATTCCCGATTATAAAATAGGAGAAAATAGCCAGTGCCGATAGATAAAGAACGTAAGCAGGGTTTTTATCCTTCATATGCGGGTCAGTTGCCCTGTGATAGAGAAGATAAGTGGTAAGCACAAAAAAAGCCAGGATTAGATAGGGCCGTCCGGAAATCCAGCTTACTGCTTCGGTATGCAAAGGATGCACTGCGAATAGCGCGGCAGCCAGAAGCGATGCGTCTGTCTTAAAAAATAAACGCAGAAATAAAAAAACTAGGAGGGTATTTATAAAATGCAGGATGACGCTGATTAAGTGATAAGGGATAACATTAAATTTCGCTATTCTATAGCTTAGAGAATTCAACAGGCCTTGGGGGTCAGCCCAGTAATTCCGCATGGAGATAATATACGGATTCTCCAGGATTGCGGGGATATCATCCGACACAAAGGCATTAGGCAGGGAATTGGCATAAACTAAAAAGCAAAGGCCTGCCAGGATAAGGTAGGTATATTTTTTGTCCAGCATATATTACTTTGGTATTTTTGGTCCACTAAGATTGTATCATAAAAATAGCATAGTGGCAATTCTCCGTAAAATATCTTGCAGGGAGTTTTTATTTAAGGTAGAATAAAAAACATATGGAAATCCAGGCTAGGCAAAAAGGCGATATCATTATATTAGATTTAGCCGGCCGCATTGATGCGGATTCCGCTAATCTCGTGGAAGTCACGGGCCAGTGTATCCGCGACGGTTACGGCGATATCTTATGTAATTTTGAGGCAGTGGACTTTATTGATTATATGGGTATCTCCGCGATAGTGATTGCCTATAAAGAGGTAATCAATAATAACGGCAGGATGAAATTCGTCAGTATACCCGCGCATCTGAGGAGCTTGTTTTCTATCGCGGGCTTAGATAAGGTTATCGATATCTACGCCACCGAGGATATGGCCGTAAATAGTTTTAAAGAAGATAAGATTATCGAAGATATCAAAAAAATGCAACTGCGGCGCAGGTTCAAGCGCCTGCCTATTGATATTAAGATAGAGCTAAAAGAAAAATACGATAAGAGCGCTTCCTGTCATAAGGGCGACCTTTTGAATTTAAGCGCCGTCGGTGCCTATATATATGGTTGCGGGCAATTTAAATTAGGGGATGAGGTTATTTTAAGGCTTAAGCTCCCTCCGAAACTCGAAGAGATAGAACTGGAGGCAAAGGTAGTCTGGTTATCCGATAAACAAATCCAGCTTCATTCCCATCCCGGTATGGGGGTAGAATTCTGTAATCTTTCCGTGCCCACGCAGCAAAAACTCATCGGATTCATCGAAAGAAACCTGTCGTTATTGTCTAGCGATAACTAATCCTAAAGATTCAGCCTAAAATTACTTCAAGGGTATTGATATTATTATTGGATAGGGCGAGGAATTTATTGCGCGGGATTAAGATGCGCGGCTCTTTTAGATTGTCTGCGATGATTTTTCCGTTAAGGGCCACTTTATTTATGGAGTAGCTGCCAAAGTCTTTTCTGCGCCGGTTTATAAAGCGGACCTCTATGAATTTATCCGCGAAGTTGGTTT
It includes:
- a CDS encoding tetratricopeptide repeat protein; this translates as MLDKKYTYLILAGLCFLVYANSLPNAFVSDDIPAILENPYIISMRNYWADPQGLLNSLSYRIAKFNVIPYHLISVILHFINTLLVFLFLRLFFKTDASLLAAALFAVHPLHTEAVSWISGRPYLILAFFVLTTYLLYHRATDPHMKDKNPAYVLYLSALAIFSYFIIGNISFYFLFPFLIMFSDIIFNRWKKNWRLWIPFFLIMVIRLALAKEVICARVSAVVLKTGWLETWRNPVFYFIYSIFSHLWLLIFPARLTFYHDPIILRPLVMLCGLIAIFIFLCLLPFIFKRAKIILFGAVIFILFLAPTYSPLPVAFVVAERYAYLPSIFLSIIAAFLYERYLKKAKGKQGIWIMVLFVFLISAYGLRTICRNKDWKDNANFWKTTLKTSPYSVRAHNSIGTVYLQEGDIEAAIKEFDTAIRLDPAYDLTYNNRAGAYFYKGELDKAISDYDNAIKINPVYAEAYNNRGMAYKNKNEPDKAISDYDNAIKINPVYAEVYYNRANAYVTKGNLTGAISDYDMAIKINPYAAQFYANRGAVYFLKQEYAKVRQDIHKAETLGYKFNPEFINKLKKEIGKNQ
- a CDS encoding anti-sigma factor antagonist (This anti-anti-sigma factor, or anti-sigma factor antagonist, belongs to a family that includes characterized members SpoIIAA, RsbV, RsfA, and RsfB.), producing MEIQARQKGDIIILDLAGRIDADSANLVEVTGQCIRDGYGDILCNFEAVDFIDYMGISAIVIAYKEVINNNGRMKFVSIPAHLRSLFSIAGLDKVIDIYATEDMAVNSFKEDKIIEDIKKMQLRRRFKRLPIDIKIELKEKYDKSASCHKGDLLNLSAVGAYIYGCGQFKLGDEVILRLKLPPKLEEIELEAKVVWLSDKQIQLHSHPGMGVEFCNLSVPTQQKLIGFIERNLSLLSSDN